Genomic segment of Mycolicibacterium psychrotolerans:
CTGGAGCATCGAGATCGCACCTGCGTGGTGCCCGGCTGTGGGGCCACCCGCGGCCTGCACGCCCATCATCTGCAGCACTGGGAGGACGGCGGCCTGACGGAACTGGCCAACCTCGCCCTGGTCTGCCCGTATCACCACCGAGCCCACCACCGCGGCCTGATCACGATCAGCGGGCCGGCCGATGCGCTGGCCGTCACCGACCACAGCGGTCGGCCACTGAGCTCGGCATCGCTGGCCCGGCCGCCCACTCAGCCCCCGCCGGAGGTCCCCCCATGCCCGGGCCCTACCGGGGAACGCGCCCAGTGGTGGTGGTACCAACCGTTCGAACCACCTTCCACCCGCTGAGCGTGAGAGCCGAAGGCTAGAGCCCGAATTGGTCGTCGACGATGCCCAGCCAGACCTGGGCCGCGTCGATCGCCACTTTCTCGCTGATGAAGGCGTGCTGGGTGCCGGTGTAGATGTCGCGGAACGCGCGCTCGAGCCGGCTGCCCTCACGGATCGAGGTGGTGCCCGCCGCCAGATGCGCCCATTCGGCGCACGCGCGGGCGGTGTCGGTGGCGAACACTGCCGCGACCCGCATGTCGGCCCGCATGGTCGGGGTCAGCTCCTCGCCGGCCGCGACGGCACCCTCCGCCGACCCGAAGGCGTCGACCACCAGGAGCCGCGCCGCGCGCCACGCCGCGACGTGGTGAGCGAGGCCCTTCTGGAAGGTGGGGCGGGTGGCCAGCGCGGCCATGTCGCTCATCCGGAACTTGGTGGCGGCGAGCTCGGCGACGTCGTCGAGCATGCTCTTGGCCACCCCGAGCGCCCACGCGGCGTGACCGGCCGCGGTCACCGGCATCATGCCCATCCGGGTCGCGGGCGAGCTCCCCCGCCGCGGCTCGCGCGTGAACAGCGCGAACGTGCGGCGCTGCGGGACGAACACGTCGTGGATCGCATAGTCGTAGGAGCCGGTGCCCTTGAGGCCCTGCACATGCCAGCCGTCGAGGAACTCGACCTCGGCGCGGGGCACGATCGCGACCTGCATGTCGGGCACACCCTCGCTGACCCAGCGGATCTCCCCGTCGACCATCGGCAGGAATCCCGCCGCGACATACTCGGCGTGCCCGGTACCGGAGCCGAAGCTCCAGGATCCGGTGAGCTGGTAGCCCCCCTCGACGGCGACACCCTGTCCGTTGGGGAAGAACTGTCCGCCCATCGTCACGTGGTTGTCGTGCGCCGTGAAGACCTCGTCGAACCCGTCGTCGGGCAGGTAGGTGGCGGCCGCGAACGACGACGGCATGTTGGCGATCCCGATCCAGCCGAAAGAGCCGTCCTGCCAGGCCATCTCGATCCAGGTGTCGATCATCTCGGCGAAGGACGGCTCCACCCCACCCGCCGGGGCGGGGTTGAAGGCCGACATCAGGCCCGTCGACCAGAGGGCGTCGACGATGCCGGGGGCCAAGGTACGGAGGCGTTCGGATTCGGCGGCGTGGGTGCGCACCACGTCGCGCATGTCGCGGGCCAGTCCGACCACCTGATCACGAGCAATGTGCGAGACCGCTGTCACGGCCTCGACGGTAGCCGGTCAGGGCAGCGCAGTGAACAGATTCACCGGAACTGTCATGTCGGTGTCGGGCAGCAACGGCGCCTCGGCGTCCGGGCCGGGCAACGGCGCGACCACCGGCTCCGCACCGGGAAGGTGCTGCTGGTCCGTAGCCGGCAGGTGCGCCTCGGCGGCCGCCTCCGGCACGGGCACCGCCTCCGGCGCGGGCACCGCCTCCGGCACGGGGACTGCCGCGGGCGCCGGCACCGCCTCCGAAACGGGGACCGCCTCCGGCACGGGGACCGCCGCGGGAACCGGAACCGCCTC
This window contains:
- a CDS encoding acyl-CoA dehydrogenase family protein; protein product: MRDVVRTHAAESERLRTLAPGIVDALWSTGLMSAFNPAPAGGVEPSFAEMIDTWIEMAWQDGSFGWIGIANMPSSFAAATYLPDDGFDEVFTAHDNHVTMGGQFFPNGQGVAVEGGYQLTGSWSFGSGTGHAEYVAAGFLPMVDGEIRWVSEGVPDMQVAIVPRAEVEFLDGWHVQGLKGTGSYDYAIHDVFVPQRRTFALFTREPRRGSSPATRMGMMPVTAAGHAAWALGVAKSMLDDVAELAATKFRMSDMAALATRPTFQKGLAHHVAAWRAARLLVVDAFGSAEGAVAAGEELTPTMRADMRVAAVFATDTARACAEWAHLAAGTTSIREGSRLERAFRDIYTGTQHAFISEKVAIDAAQVWLGIVDDQFGL